The Maylandia zebra isolate NMK-2024a linkage group LG4, Mzebra_GT3a, whole genome shotgun sequence genome includes a window with the following:
- the LOC101477579 gene encoding leucine-rich repeat-containing protein 3B has protein sequence MSHAKHLLPMPSTVVDVSLQRMPRLLFLLLLVLTSLSLVSATSPLTVALWRRGNRVSTISACHRLETADGGLTVRCSGLRLTQVPIGLPNRTTRLFLNKNLLTSLAADMFSSLFLLDELDLSHNQLSSLEDGCFRGLDSLTFLDLSYNRLSTLELPVLGGLQIEANLTHNPWHCDCRMEMSMPQLDLDPTSLAEVVCATSDLPNLGAVGIPLVVLMEDWDLCLSVRRTTDVVTLVTMFLWLFMLICYLAYYIRQNQAVTRRNLEYLKLLESKNPYKPKKTTS, from the exons ATGTCCCACGCCAAGCACCTGCTGCCGATGCCTTCCACTGTGGTGGATGTTTCACTGCAGAGGATGCCCCgcctcctttttcttcttcttctggtgtTGACGTCACTCAGCCTGGTGTCGGCCACATCACCGCTCACTGTGGCATTGTGGCGTCGTGGCAACCGAGTCTCCACTATCAGCGCCTGCCACCGACTGGAGACAGCAGACGGAGGACTGACGGTCCGCTGCAGTGGACTCAGACTGacccag GTACCCATCGGCCTGCCGAACCGCACCACTCGTCTGTTTCTGAATAAAAACCTGCTGACCTCTCTGGCGGCCGACATGTTCTCCAGTCTGTTCCTGCTCGATGAGCTCGACCTGTCACATAACCAG CTCTCCTCACTTGAAGACGGTTGTTTCCGTGGGTTGGACTCGCTTACTTTCTTGGACCTGTCGTACAACCGCCTGTCCACGCTGGAGCTGCCGGTGCTCGGCGGTCTGCAGATTGAGGCCAACCTCACACATAACCCCTGGCACTGTGACTGCAGGATGGAG aTGTCCATGCCTCAGTTGGATCTGGACCCGACCTCACTAGCAGAAGTTGTCTGTGCAACCTCTGATCTCCCAAACCTCG GAGCTGTCGGGATACCACTGGTTGTGCTGATGGAGGACTGGgatctgtgtttgtctgtgaggAGAACCACTGATGTGGTGACACTCGTCACCATGTTCCTCTGGCTCTTCATGCTCATCTGCTACCTGGCCTACTACATCCGCCAGAACCAGGCGGTCACACGCCGAAACCTGGAGTACCTGAAGTTACTGGAGAGCAAAAATCCTTATAAACCCAAAAAGACAACTTCATGA